The sequence below is a genomic window from bacterium.
GATTCGGCGGGCAACTGGCTTCCCCAGAAATTGTCGTTGCGTTCGAGAACGAGCGACGAGCCCTGGTCCCAACTCACGAGCTTGAACGGCCCCGTTCCCAGCGGCTTCGTGCGGAACGGATGCGAGTTGAACGCGTCGCCAAGGGCCTTCTCGTCACCGCCGTATTGATCGGGATTGAAGACGTGGCGCGGCAGCACCGGCAGAATGCCGACGAGAGCGGCAAACTGATTGAAGTATGGTTTGCGGGCCTGGAAGTGAACCGTCGTGCCGTCGTTCTGAACTTCGCACATGGTCACATCTTCCAGGTAATTCCGAATGTGCTGTGCGTTGACGTTCAGGTTCATCGCGATTTCGTAGCTGAACTTCACGTCCTCGCCCGTCAGAGGTTCGCCATCCTGCCATGTCACGCCCGGGCGAATGTGGAAGTAGAACGCGCACTCCTGCTTACGGTAGGGGCGGTCAGTGATCTCGCCGCCGACGCGATCGCGCCATGTGTCGAGGTCGCCCATCTTTACGCGTACGACGTTGTTCTTGTTCGCAGGATCGTAGCCTGTGTTGACTTCGTACGTGGTCGGCATCGTGTTGATTTTGCCGTGATAGGTCGCGCCGCCCCACTTGTCCTTCAGGGTCAGCGAACCGCCTTCGACATCGACGGCTGCGAGATCGTACTTGCTGAATGTGTAGCGCTTGGCGCCGGGGACGAAGGCCACTTCTGAATTCGAATCGTTTTCTTCGCCGAGTTCCAGGAAGATGCCTTCCTGCACCTCGCCGCCCTTCGTCTTCATCAGGTCGGCCTTCTCGAAGGCCCAGGCGGTCCAGGGGAAGTACTCGAGCGTATCGAAGTCCTGCTTCACCAGGTCGTCAAAGATCAGACGCTCGACCAGCGCTTCGGGCTGGCCAGTGCTTGTCATCGGGTTCAGTTCCTGGAAGTCGCTTGGGGACCGCACGCGCAGCACGCCACCGCGAATCGGCTCGGCTTTGCCGCGCATGCCTTCGGGGACATCCGGATTCCACTCGTCGAGGATCGACGGCTTCACGTAATCGCTCAGCTTCGCGGTGCGAACTTCCTCGGCCTGTTCGACAGACTCATCCTCCGTTGCGGCCTCATCGATGACCTGGGGGGAATCGTTCTTGTTCTCGGTCTGTGCGGTGGCTGTCTCGCTGTTGGGACTGTTGCTGGCCTTCTCGCCGCCGCTGCAGCCGATCAGGAAGGAAATGGAAAGCATCGTCAGCAGCGCCACAATCGCCGGGCGCCGCAAAGCTGTCGCGTTCTTGAACATCATGGGTCGTCATCGTCTCCCGAAAAGGATAGGCCGCTGCGCGGTTCGCGAGTCTCGTCGGACACCAACACAGATCACCCCGGGTGTGTGCATTACTCCCGGGACTGGCCTTGAACCCAAAGAGTGTCATTGGGCCGGGGCCCCACTGCAAGCAGGGAATGGCTGGTCGATGGTGGCGGACGCTGTGCCCGACTCGGCTATCGATGCACGCCTTCCAGGAAGTGGGCCAGGATGTGCCCGACGGCGCGGGGCTGTTCCAGGGGCGAAAGGTGGCCACAATCGTCGAGAATGTGGAGTTCGGAGCCCGAGATGGCCGCTGCCATGCGCTCGGATTCCTTCGGCGGCGTCAGCATGTCGTCGTAGCCACACAGGATCATCGTTGGACACCTGATTATCGGGGGCACGGCGTCGTAGTCGCCGCGGGCGGCGATGGCTTGCGTATCCGCCGACATCGTCTCCGGTCCGGCATCGTTGGTCATTGCCAGGACTCGGGCGGCGATTTCCGGATTGGCCGCGTGGCGGGGCGAGAGGATCCGGTTCAGGAACGGCCTCACCACGAGGTCATAGCGACCGCGCTCGCACAGGCGCACGACGGACCGGCGACGTGCCGCTGCCAGGACGGAGTCGCCCTTCGCGGCCGTGTTCATCAGGCAAAGGGCGCGGAGGCGCTCCGGAGCCAGGCGGGCGAATTCGAAACAGACGTAACCGCCCATCGACAGGCCACCGAGGGCGAAGCGGGAGAATCCACAGGCGTCTGCAACAGCTTCGATCCGGCGCGCGGCGGCGGGCAGCGACCCCGCCTGGGCGATTCGAACCACCACCACTCGGAAGCGATCCGTCAGGCAGCCGAGGATAGGCTCAAACAGACGTTCATCGAGAGCAAGGCCCGGCAGCAGGATCACCGGAGGGCCGGATCCACGGTCGGTTAGTATCCAGGATTTCGGGTCCTTGGCGGTCACTTCGAGCCAATCTCCAGGCGAAGTCTTTGCCGACAGCAAACCGCATTCGAGAGTCCGGGACAAGGCTTTCAAGCGGGTTTCCGGCCATGAATTTCAAGCACCGGCCGTGGACTTTGCAAGTCTAGAATTATCAAAGGTTTGCAAGTCAAAAAAGTTGCATTTTCGAGAGCCCCTGGACTTGACAATCGGCGGCTGCCCGCAGAAAGTCATCATGCCTTTGCGCTTGACGGGTCGGGCCTTGTTTTTCCCCCAACATTTTCCAAATCGAAGCGCGAAGTGGCCCAGTCTCGCGGCATCATTGCGAGCTTCGGTCCGAACCCCTCTTGAATCCAGTCCGGAGTTGCTCTGTTGAGTCCTGAGAAGAAAGCGAACAAGAAGAACAAACCAGTCGGCCAGTCCTACGACGAGTCCTCAATCCAAGTCCTGGAAGGGCGCGAAGCGGTCCGCACGCGTCCGGCCATGTACATCTCGAACACGGACTCGCTGGGTCTGCACCACTTGGTCTACGAGATCATCGATAACTCGATCGACGAGGCCCTCGGCGGCTACTGCGACACGATCCAGATAGTCATCCATTACGACAACTCAGTAACAGTTGTCGATAATGGCCGCGGTATCCCTGTGAAGGAACACCCGCAGCAGAAGGGCAAGTCGACCGTCGAGGTCGTGCTGACCATCCTGCACGCGGGCGGCAAGTTCAAGAAGGACGCCTACAAGTACTCCGGCGGCCTTCACGGCGTGGGCGCCGCGGTCGTGAACTTCTTGTCCGAGTGGATGGAAGTCGAGGTGCGTCGTAACGGCGAGACGTTCTTCATGCGATTCGACAACGGCGGCAAGGTGACGAAGCCGCTGGAGGCGATTGGCAAGTCGCGCAAGACCGGCACACGCATCCGCTTCAAGCCCGATCCGACGATCTTCCAGACGATCGAGTTCAACTTCGATACGCTGAGCACGCGCTTCCGCGAGCTTGCCTTCCTGAACCCGGGCATCACGATTTCTATCGAGGACGAGCGCAGCGGCAAATCTCACAGCTATCGCTACACGGGCGGCATCACGGAGTTTGTGCGGCACCTGAACGCCGCGCGCCAACTGGTTCACAAGCCGGTGTACTTCAACCGCGAGCGCGAATATGTGCGCCGCAGCAACAAGGAAGAAGTCACCGACACGATCCAGGTGGAGGTGGCGCTGCAGTACAACGACAGCTACGATACGCGCGAACTGAGTTTCGCGAACTCGATCAACACGCGCGACGGCGGCACGCACCTGACGGGATTCCGCCGCGCGCTGACGACGACGATCAACCGCTACGCGACGAAGAACGATTTGCTGAAGAAGCTGAAGGGCAGCAATTCGCTCTCCGGCGACGACGTGCGCGAAGGCCTCGTCTCCATCATCAGCGTTCGCGTGACTGACCCGCAGTTCGAAGGTCAGAACAAGGGCCGCCTTCTGAACCAGGAAATTCAGGGCGTCGTCGAAGGACTTGTGAACGACGCCATGATGGAGTGGCTGGAAGAGAATCCGCGCGAAGCGAAGAAGATTGTCGAGAAGTCGATCACGGCGGCGCAGGCCCGTGTGGCGGCGCGGCGCGCCCGCGAAATCGTCCGCAAGTCGGCGATGGAAACCGGCGCGTTGCCCGGCAAGCTGGCCGACTGCGCAGAGCGCGATCCGGCAATGGCCGAGCTGTACCTGGTCGAGGGCGATTCCGCCGGCGGCTCCGCCAAGCAGGGACGCGACCGGCACTTCCAGGCGATCCTGCCGCTGCGAGGCAAGATCATCAACGTCGAGAAGGCCCGCATCGATCGCGTGCTTTCCAACGAGGAAATCCGCACGATCATCACGGCGCTCGGCACGGGTATCAAAGAAAACTTCGACGTCTCGAAGTTGCGCTATCACAAGCTGATCATCATGACGGACGCGGACGTCGACGGCGCGCACATTCGCACGCTGTTGCTGACGTTCTTCTATCGCCAGTTCCTGGAACTGATCGAGCGCGGCCACATCTACATCGCGCAGCCGCCACTGTATCGCATCAAGAAGGGCCGCCGCGAGCAGTACCTGGATACCGAAATGCAGAAGGATCGCTTCCTTCTGGACGAAGGCATCGAGGACGCCACGGTCATCGTGCGCAACGGCAGCGCGAACGGCACCGAACTGAGCAAGAGCCAGATCCGCCAGTTCTGCGACATGATGATGGACCTGGACAAGCTGGGCGGGATTCTCCGCCGCAAGACCGTTAATCTGATCGATTTCCTTGAGAAGCGCGACGAAAGAGGCCGCTATCCGATCGGGATGGCCATGCGTGGCGACGAGCAGGTGTGGGCCTATACCGAGAAGGAACTGGCAGCACTGGAAGAAGAAGCCGCTTCCTCCAACGGCAACGGCAACGGCGAGGAAGAGGAAGAGCAGAAGGTCAAAGGCAATGGCAGCGATCTATTCAGCGCCGGCGACGAAGAAGATGTCGAGCAGGATGCCGCCGAGGCCGTCGAGGAACCGGTCGTGCCGATCGATTTCTACGAGCTGCCGGAGGGCAAGGAGATCGAAGCGATCGTCAAGGCGCTCGAGAAGATGAAGTTCGACCTGAGCCTGTTCGATGTCAGTCACCTGGACCGCGGTGAAGGTGGAACGGACGAAGCCGCTCCCTTCTTTGTCCACGACAAGGGCAAGACCGAGCACCCGTGTCACTCGATCGTCGAAGTATTCGATCGCGTGAAGGACATCGGTGCGCGCGGCATTCAGATCCAGCGCTACAAAGGTCTCGGCGAAATGAACCCGGGGCAGTTGTGGGAGACCACGATGGATCCGAAGACGCGCCGCCTGCTGCAGGTGAAGCTCGAAGACGTCGTCACGGCGGACGAGATGTTCACCACGCTGATGGGCGACGAAGTCCTTCCACGCCGCGCCTTCATCCAACGCCACGCCCCGGAAGTGCAGAACCTCGACGTGTAGGAGCAGTGGCGAGTGGGTAGTGGCTAGTGATTAGTGGCTAGTGGCTAGTGGCGAGTGGCTAGTGGCGAGTAAGAGAAAATAGCAATCGCGATGGGCGAGAGGCTGTTATGGCTTCTCGCCCATTGTCATTTGTCGCGACCCTTCAGGCCGCGGACGTGGGTCCGTCCGGGGACCCAGGCCTGACGGCCTGGGCTAAGGAATCGCCGGCCCGTTGGGCCTGGGGATGGGTGGAAATGGCTGCTGTATTCTGAGGCAAACCGCTGAGCGCCAACGGCGCGTCATCCCTTAGCCCAGCCCATCGGGCTGGGTTCGAGGCGCGTTGGTTTTTTCGAGCCCTGAAGGGGCGACACATCATCCGTGGTCGCGGCCCTTCAGGCCGCGGACGTGGGCCGATCCAGGAACCCAGGCCTGCGGCCTGGGCTAAGGAATTGCCGGCCCTTTGGGCCTTTGTGTATTGGTGGAAGTGGATTGGGGCAGTAGAACGAAACGTCCCTGCAGGCCCATTGAATTTCCAGGCCATCGCGTCTGAGGCGTCGGTCGAATCCCAGCGAATGCACAGTGCTGTTTTGAGCGCCAACGGCGCGTCATCCCTTAGCCCAGCCCATCGGGCTGGGGTTCAGGCGCGTCCGTTTTTTCGAGCCCTGAAGGGGCGACACATCATCCTGCATCGCGGCCCTTCAGGCCGCGGACGTGGGTCGATCCCGGGAACCCAGGCCTGACGGCCTGGGCAAAGGAATCACCGGCCCGTTGGGCCTTGGGGTCCGGCGGGAATGGCAGTCACGTTGTAAGGCTCACCACAGTTTGAAATCCAGGCGGGTAGCCCGAGCGTGTTGTTGAAATCGATTGCCGCATTCCCTATCGAACACCTGAGCGCCAACGGATTCATTGCCTCGTTGGGCACGGGGTGTTGGTGGAATTGGATTCAAACGAATGGGCGGAACATTCTTGAGCGCCAACGGCGCGTCATCCCTTAGCCCAGCCCATCGGGCTGGGGTTCAGGCGCGTCCGTTATTTCGAGCCCTGAAGGGGCGACACATCATCGGTGACCGCAGCCCTTCAGGCCGCGGAGACGGGCCGATCCGGGTACCCAGGCCTGCGGCCTGGGCTAAGGAATCGCCGGCCCGTTGGGCCTGGGTGTTAGTGAAAGAAAGGATGGACTTGTGCCCAATCAGCCCTCAGGCTGCGGATTCATTTTGCTCCTTCTCCGACATCCCAATATCCAGCGAGCCTGAAGCCGTATCCTTCGTTTCGCCATGCCGTGTCAGCAAAAGAGACAGGGTCGCGAAAGGCAGAACGGCACGCAATTCCGCCCAGCTCGAAGTTCCCACCACGTTCGATCCGCGCGGTTTCACTCAGATCACCTTCCCAAGCTGACCCGTCAGATGGGGCCCCTACATAGTTGGTATGAACCTCGTCCTGACACCATTCTCCCACGTTTCCGCTCATGTCATAGAGGCCCCAGGAATTTGGGAGCTTCTGTCCTATGGCATGCGCGTATTCCTCACCAGTATTGTGCCTGTTCCAAGCGAAACCGTATACTATCTCGTAGTTGGGATCATCCCCCCAATAGAACCTCGTTGTTGTGCCCGCCCGACAGGCGTACTCCCATTCTGCTTCAGAAGGAAGTCGCACGCGGAAGGATCCCTGGTTTGTAGCCCGAACATAGTCGTTGAGTACCGCAATGTAGTCCTGGGCGTCATCCCATGAAACATAGCTCGCGGGTTGCAAGGTATAGTGGGGAATAGCAGTAGCCTCTTCCGCCCATGGCTCTGTTTCCATCAACGCCTTCCATTGCCCTTTCGTGACCTCATATCTCCCCATGTAGAAGGAGTGGTCAATGTCAACTAGATGTTGCGGAGCTTCGTAGCCGTAGCTGTCTTGCTCTCCCGGATACCTCCCCATCAGGAAGCTGCCGGAGGGGATGGGAACAAACGTGAGAGGGACATCGCCGGGGAGCATGATGGTGACTTCTGTTGGTGCCGAGCGAATCTCAACGCTCTCCAGGAAGAAGGAACCATCCGGATCAAGTATCTGGTGCTCCGGATCGGCCAATAAGTCAAGAGACTCGAGCAGACTCTCGCCCACGCCCATGTTCGGAGGGAAGTAGACTGTATACTGCCGGGAATTGCCCAAGGTCGGCGTGTTCAAGGCCTGCCCTGTGGGGGCAACAACCGTGTAGCGTCCCGTGCGGAAGAGCGATTCATTCATGCGAAGTCGGAAGGTCGGGGCCAACTGAGGATCTTCGTAATCACTAGCGATTGTGAAGATCCCGTAGTACATCCTGCCGGGTTCGATCAGGACGTTATTCTCCGGGTCGAGGGAGGAACCCCAGAATCCGAATTGGTACTCATTCGAATCGGATGGCGAAACAGAGAGTCGCTGTCCGTCTGAATCATAAGAGAATTCCGGAGGATCAAACAGACCTGGAATGTCGAAGTGCTGCCAGCCATCCGTTCCATTCGCGAAATCATAAACCCGTTCGACGCGGGATTGAGAAAGGCTGGAGTCCGACAGGGGGGCGATGGAAACGTGATCCAGCTTAAGTGTCGCGGTGTTCGAGTCCTCCGGAGAGAAATTCAGCATATCGAAATACAGTTCAAAGATGGAACATGTGGCGGGCGGAGAGAAGTAGAGGTCGTAGTAGGAACCGATTTGCCGTGGGGAGTAGGTGCCTCCTGCATTTGATTCGACAACAAGGACGTCGGATTGCTGAGCGTTCTGCGTTGTCATGCGAATGCGGAACGTGGGAACGATGGAGGCGTCATTCTGGTCGCTCAAAATCCTACAGGATGCCTTGAAGATCGTGTTGCCATCGGCCCGATCGACGGTGAGTCGAATGCTGCTGGAATTGCGAAGGGTAGCATCGGATTCGGCAACCTCGAAGGCGGGGGATTGCCAGATGCCGACGAGGTTGGAATTCGATGTGGCCGTCATGTTCAACGTCCCTGGTTCGCCAATCGTGCTCGAGAACCCGGGGGCATCGAACGGAGGCCAACCGAATGGCTTCCATCCCTCGCGATCTCTCTCGAAATCGAATGTGACTGGCACTGGATCGGGATTCACCAACGGCACCGGCGTTGCTGGGAAGACAACTACGCGCAAGCCGACGAGATTCGATTGGGCACTCAACCAAGCTAGGTCATGGAGCAAGTCGAAGCAACTCGGTACAGTCTCGTTCAAGCCAAACGATTCCCTTGATGTACCTGTACAAGAATCGGCAGCGCTGTCGCTGCTTCCTCCGTAAGCTCTTACGTAGCTATACCAGTGCCCATCCGGATCCCAAGGGGGATCCGGAGCCACACAGGTCTCACGCCGATAGGTCGTCCACTCGGCCACATTGCCACTCATGTCGTAGAGACCCCAGGCGTTTGGGAGCTTGCCTCCAACTGGTTGTTTTACGCCGTTCGCATTGTCCTCGAACCAGGCGTAGTTCCCTATCGCCGTGTGGCGTGGGTCATCACCCCAGTAGTAGTCCGTGGTTGTCCCAGCCGCGTAGGCGTACTCCCACTGATCGACCGACGGTAGCGCCGCCCCGGCAAAGACCTCGGGGTACTCAGCGCGCAGATAGTCACCGAGAGTCTTCACGAAGTTCACAGCCTCGTCCTGCGTCATGTTGGTGGCCGGTTTCAAGAAGTCCGGTGACTCCGGATCGCCCGATTCGCCGGTGGGCGTGGAGCCAGTGAGAGCTTGCCATTGGCCGTTCGTGATCTCGAACTGGCCCATGTAGAAATCGCGTGTGATACCCGTGCCTTCATCCGATCCCCGCGGCGCGCGGACAAAGATCAGGGGCAGCTCAACGCCGCCGGGGAGGATGGCAGTGAAGTCGGCAGGCACAGCATCGCCGCAGACCCCATTCACACAGATCAGACACAGTATAAGCAGAAGTGTTCTCATCCCGAATCCCTCCGATCCTGGCGACAACAGTCCATATTGTGGCGCGATGATCAGTCAGGGCAATCTGTTTCTCGATGCAGAGGCCCCTCACCGCCGCCTGGCCAGGACATACAGCGGGCCTCTTCCGATTGCGAGGGACACGGCGATCAGGAAGCAGAGCATGACGAGCGGGACGCGGAGGGGGAAGTCGAGGAGTTCGTGGGCGGCGGTGGCCAGGAGTGCGGCGGCGGCGGCTCGGCGGATGATCCAGCGCGAGGGCGAGAGCCCGGCGAGGTCTTTGCGCCAGTCGCGCGCGGCGGCGACCAGTGCGCCCACCACCAGGAGTGCCCACACGCCCGCGCCGACCACGCCCCACTCTGCAAGGATTTCCAGGTAGTCGTTGTGGCTGTGGACGGGCACGAGGTCGAGCGGTCGGCGCGAGTAGCGGTTCAGCGCAGCTTCGATCCCGCCGGGGCCGAGCCCGATCAGTGGGGCCTGGCGCCAGCCGTCCATCGTGGCGGCCCAGTAACCGTAACGATCGTCGGTGCCGACGTCGGTGCTGCTGAATCGCAGCGAAAACTGGCTGAGGGCCGCGGCGCTGATCAGCAGAACGATCAGTCCTCCGGCAACGACGATCCCGACAACGGCTCGCGGACCCAGGCGCGCCGGGCGATGGCCGCCTCGGTTGCGCGTCCAATGGATCAAGGCTTCCAGCACGCCCCAGGCGAGCAGGACGCTGCCGCCCAGCAGAATGGACGCGCGCGAGAGGCTGAGGACCCAACCGACGAGCGCCAGCAGCACGAGGATCCCGAGCAGCATTGCCGGGTGGCGGCCGGTCCAGAACTCGTCGTGATCCGGTCGGCGTCTATTCCAGACGGCGATCAGCGCCGCGGCGGCCGGCAGGCAAAGCAGCAGCAGCGCGGCGTAGTGGTTCGGGTTCACGAGCGCGCCGCTGGCGCGGACCGCGTCGGAGAGGATGAACTGCAGCGCGCCCCAGAGGCCTTGGAAGAGGGCCGCGGCGGTCAGCGCAATGGTTAGTCGCAGCGCCGGGCCTCGGTGGCGAGCCAGCAGAAGCACCGCCAGGAAGAACCCGGCAAATGCAATGGCCAGTCGCAGTGTTTCGTTTGCCGCGAACGGCACGATTGCCAGCGGCAGTCGGGCGGGCAGGTCCGCACTGGCGGCCTCCACCGCGCCCCAGATTTCGGCACGATAGGCCGATCCGCTCAGGACCGTTGCGGCGGGCAGGCGGATATTCTGCAGGCCAATCCAGAGAACCGGCCAGCACACGGCCGCGGCAGCGAGGCGTTCGCTCCACGAGCCGTCCCGGGACCAGCGCCCGACCGCCAACCCCACGGCCGCCCAGGCGCCCAGCAGGCCGCCGCCCCACATCAGCCAGGCCTTCGCGGCGGGGGAGACGCCGCCGAACGAAACCATCGCGATGAGTAGCATCGCGTAAACGACGGCTTCGGCGAGGGCATCGCCGAGGCGCATCCAGCGCGGGCGTCGGTGAATGCGCGGCGGGCGGGAGGTTCGCCTACTCATCGGCGGCCTCCGGGCGAACGGCTCGCCATTCCAGGATCGGACGTTCGCCCTGATCCAGGTAACCTCGCTGGTCGCGCAAGAGGCTGATGCTCAGCACCGCACCGTTCGATTGCGGCGGCACGGTGATGGTCAAATCCTGCCAGTCGGCAATCTCATGGGATGCGTAGATGCGCAGCGGCTTTTCATCGCCGCCTCGCTCGACGGACAGAATGACGTCGGAGTTTGCAGGCGGCGTGACGCGCACTTCGGCCGTCACGCGGACTGCTGTTTCCGGCGGGGCGAGCGCGCGCAGGATGTTCCACTGGAATCGACGACCGAGGTTGCGATCCATCTCGATCACGGCGCGCGGTTCGGGATCGTGCTGCCACTCGACGCGAACGCCGGTCCCCTTTGGCGGCGGCTGCCAGCCCAGCGGCCGGGCTTCGTCCCAAGGGGAACTGTCATTCGTCAGCGGCTGAATGAGCCCTTTGCGCAGCTCGAACGGTGCGCCGGTTTCCTCCAGGTCACGCAGCCAGAGCTGCCGCGCTTCCTCGTACCGCAGTGGCACGAGGGCGCTGACGATCGTGCGATGCCGCAGCGCCGGATCGCTCAGCCATTCCGCCGGCAGCGCCTCTACGATGGATGCGAACGCGCCGGGGCCGTAGATGCGATCGATGGAATCGGCCAGGGCGGGGCGTTCCTTCGGGGGGACGGTGCTCAGGCCGAGAGCCTTGAAGGCTTGCTCGGGCGTGTCGCCCAGCACGGCTACTTCATCCAGTGCCTCCGCCAGTCGATTCGGGCCAAGGGCTGCCAGCTCGCGAGCGGCCTTGCGCGCATCCGCGGGCCGTCCGGCCAGTTCCCACAGGCGAATTGCCTGGCGCCGCCGGCGCGGATTAACCGGATCGAGGAGCGCGGCCTGCTCAAGCGCTGCCTGGGCCACGTCGATGCGGCCGGCGTAGAGTTCCGCCTCTGCGAGGCGCGTCCACAGAACCGACCGACGTGGATCCGAAAGTAGGCCGCGACGGAATTCCTCGGCCGCTTCGTTCGGGCGCGGGGGAAAGGCGTTGTCGAGCAAGGCGCGGCCGCGCTGGAGGCGGAATTCGGGGTTTGCAGAATTCCCTTCGTAGACCGCCAGTGTCGCCAACCCCTGGGCGCGGGCGTCGCGCCATTGGGCTTCCTGGCGGAAGTGAGTCGACGAACTCGCCGTCCATCCGATGAAACCCGCGGCCAGCACGATTCCCGCTGCGATGCGGACGATACGGATGGGTGTGGTTGAGGGCATGGGGGAGGCTTCGAGGAAACGCTACTCGGGATCGACCTCGCTGTCGTCTTCCGAGGCTCCCGGGCCGAGATCCAGCATGGATTTGTCGCCTATGTAGGTCTTGAAGGAAGGGTGGGCAAGGGAATCGATGTGGCGGATGACTTCGTGAATGCGTCCGGCCGCGCGCAGGATGGCCTGGATGTTCTCGCGCGTATCTTCGTCCTTCACATCGTGTAGCAACATTTCTGCGTATCCGGTGATAGCGTTCAGCGGATTGTTGATCTCGTGGTTGTACGTAATTGCCGTGCCGGCGATCGTGGCGATCTGCTCCGATTC
It includes:
- a CDS encoding formylglycine-generating enzyme family protein, which produces MRTLLLILCLICVNGVCGDAVPADFTAILPGGVELPLIFVRAPRGSDEGTGITRDFYMGQFEITNGQWQALTGSTPTGESGDPESPDFLKPATNMTQDEAVNFVKTLGDYLRAEYPEVFAGAALPSVDQWEYAYAAGTTTDYYWGDDPRHTAIGNYAWFEDNANGVKQPVGGKLPNAWGLYDMSGNVAEWTTYRRETCVAPDPPWDPDGHWYSYVRAYGGSSDSAADSCTGTSRESFGLNETVPSCFDLLHDLAWLSAQSNLVGLRVVVFPATPVPLVNPDPVPVTFDFERDREGWKPFGWPPFDAPGFSSTIGEPGTLNMTATSNSNLVGIWQSPAFEVAESDATLRNSSSIRLTVDRADGNTIFKASCRILSDQNDASIVPTFRIRMTTQNAQQSDVLVVESNAGGTYSPRQIGSYYDLYFSPPATCSIFELYFDMLNFSPEDSNTATLKLDHVSIAPLSDSSLSQSRVERVYDFANGTDGWQHFDIPGLFDPPEFSYDSDGQRLSVSPSDSNEYQFGFWGSSLDPENNVLIEPGRMYYGIFTIASDYEDPQLAPTFRLRMNESLFRTGRYTVVAPTGQALNTPTLGNSRQYTVYFPPNMGVGESLLESLDLLADPEHQILDPDGSFFLESVEIRSAPTEVTIMLPGDVPLTFVPIPSGSFLMGRYPGEQDSYGYEAPQHLVDIDHSFYMGRYEVTKGQWKALMETEPWAEEATAIPHYTLQPASYVSWDDAQDYIAVLNDYVRATNQGSFRVRLPSEAEWEYACRAGTTTRFYWGDDPNYEIVYGFAWNRHNTGEEYAHAIGQKLPNSWGLYDMSGNVGEWCQDEVHTNYVGAPSDGSAWEGDLSETARIERGGNFELGGIACRSAFRDPVSFADTAWRNEGYGFRLAGYWDVGEGAK
- a CDS encoding O-antigen ligase family protein, which produces MSRRTSRPPRIHRRPRWMRLGDALAEAVVYAMLLIAMVSFGGVSPAAKAWLMWGGGLLGAWAAVGLAVGRWSRDGSWSERLAAAAVCWPVLWIGLQNIRLPAATVLSGSAYRAEIWGAVEAASADLPARLPLAIVPFAANETLRLAIAFAGFFLAVLLLARHRGPALRLTIALTAAALFQGLWGALQFILSDAVRASGALVNPNHYAALLLLCLPAAAALIAVWNRRRPDHDEFWTGRHPAMLLGILVLLALVGWVLSLSRASILLGGSVLLAWGVLEALIHWTRNRGGHRPARLGPRAVVGIVVAGGLIVLLISAAALSQFSLRFSSTDVGTDDRYGYWAATMDGWRQAPLIGLGPGGIEAALNRYSRRPLDLVPVHSHNDYLEILAEWGVVGAGVWALLVVGALVAAARDWRKDLAGLSPSRWIIRRAAAAALLATAAHELLDFPLRVPLVMLCFLIAVSLAIGRGPLYVLARRR
- a CDS encoding alpha/beta hydrolase, with translation MTAKDPKSWILTDRGSGPPVILLPGLALDERLFEPILGCLTDRFRVVVVRIAQAGSLPAAARRIEAVADACGFSRFALGGLSMGGYVCFEFARLAPERLRALCLMNTAAKGDSVLAAARRRSVVRLCERGRYDLVVRPFLNRILSPRHAANPEIAARVLAMTNDAGPETMSADTQAIAARGDYDAVPPIIRCPTMILCGYDDMLTPPKESERMAAAISGSELHILDDCGHLSPLEQPRAVGHILAHFLEGVHR
- the gyrB gene encoding DNA topoisomerase (ATP-hydrolyzing) subunit B translates to MSPEKKANKKNKPVGQSYDESSIQVLEGREAVRTRPAMYISNTDSLGLHHLVYEIIDNSIDEALGGYCDTIQIVIHYDNSVTVVDNGRGIPVKEHPQQKGKSTVEVVLTILHAGGKFKKDAYKYSGGLHGVGAAVVNFLSEWMEVEVRRNGETFFMRFDNGGKVTKPLEAIGKSRKTGTRIRFKPDPTIFQTIEFNFDTLSTRFRELAFLNPGITISIEDERSGKSHSYRYTGGITEFVRHLNAARQLVHKPVYFNREREYVRRSNKEEVTDTIQVEVALQYNDSYDTRELSFANSINTRDGGTHLTGFRRALTTTINRYATKNDLLKKLKGSNSLSGDDVREGLVSIISVRVTDPQFEGQNKGRLLNQEIQGVVEGLVNDAMMEWLEENPREAKKIVEKSITAAQARVAARRAREIVRKSAMETGALPGKLADCAERDPAMAELYLVEGDSAGGSAKQGRDRHFQAILPLRGKIINVEKARIDRVLSNEEIRTIITALGTGIKENFDVSKLRYHKLIIMTDADVDGAHIRTLLLTFFYRQFLELIERGHIYIAQPPLYRIKKGRREQYLDTEMQKDRFLLDEGIEDATVIVRNGSANGTELSKSQIRQFCDMMMDLDKLGGILRRKTVNLIDFLEKRDERGRYPIGMAMRGDEQVWAYTEKELAALEEEAASSNGNGNGEEEEEQKVKGNGSDLFSAGDEEDVEQDAAEAVEEPVVPIDFYELPEGKEIEAIVKALEKMKFDLSLFDVSHLDRGEGGTDEAAPFFVHDKGKTEHPCHSIVEVFDRVKDIGARGIQIQRYKGLGEMNPGQLWETTMDPKTRRLLQVKLEDVVTADEMFTTLMGDEVLPRRAFIQRHAPEVQNLDV